One region of Fragaria vesca subsp. vesca linkage group LG4, FraVesHawaii_1.0, whole genome shotgun sequence genomic DNA includes:
- the LOC101297053 gene encoding protein transport protein SEC23-like: protein MSEMANTDPEGIDGVRMTWNVWPRTKVEASKCVIPLAACIAPIRFHTDIPTLPYAPLRCKTCSAVLNPFSRVDFTAKIWICPFCYQRNHFPPHYSLISETNLPGELYPQYTTVQYSLPADSTSPPAPVFVFVLDTCMIEEEMGYVKSALKQAIGLLPENALVGFISFGTQVQVHELGFAELSKVYVFRGTKEITKDQVLEQLGLGSSGRRPGPIGGGYNQPKGIQNGFPNSGVTRFLLPASECEFTLNSLLDELQSDQWPVPPGNRSSRCTGVAVSVAAGLLGACVAGTGARIVALVGGPCTEGPGAIVSKDLSEPVRSHKDLDKDAAPYFKKAVKFYDSLAKQLVSQGHVLDLFASALDQVGVAEMKVAIEKTGGLVVLAESFGHSVFKDSFRRFFEQGEQSLGLCFNGTLEINCSKDIKIQGVIGPCTSLEKKGPAVADTSIGEGNTTAWKMCSLDMSTCLTVFFDLSSSDQSNTPGTVNPQLYLQFLTSFQNPQGQMMLRVTTITRRWIDSSVSSEELVQGFDQETAAVVMARKTSLKMETEESFDATRWLDRGLIRLCSKFGDYRKDDPASFTLNPCFSLFPQFMFNLRRSQFVQVFNNSPDETAYFRMLLNRENITNAAVMIQPSLISYSFNSLPQPALLDVASIAADRILLLDSYFSIVIFHGMTIAQWRNMGYQNQQEHVAFAQLLQAPHDDTQMIIRERFPVPRLVVCDQHGSQARFLLAKLNPSATYNNAHEMAAGSDVIFTDDVSLQVFFEHLQRLAVQS from the exons ATGTCGGAGATGGCGAACACCGACCCCGAGGGCATCGACGGCGTCCGCATGACGTGGAACGTGTGGCCCCGCACGAAGGTCGAGGCCAGCAAGTGCGTGATCCCACTCGCCGCCTGCATCGCCCCGATCCGGTTCCACACCGACATCCCCACGCTCCCCTACGCGCCTCTCCGCTGCAAGACCTGCTCCGCCGTCCTCAACCCTTTCTCCCGCGTCGACTTCACCGCCAAGATCTGGATCTGCCCATTCTGCTACCAACGCAATCACTTCCCTCCTCACTACTCTCTCATCTCCGAGACCAATCTCCCCGGCGAGCTCTACCCCCAGTACACCACCGTCCAGTACTCCCTCCCCGCCGATTCCACCTCCCCGCCGGCACCGGTGTTCGTCTTCGTGCTCGACACGTGCATGATCGAGGAGGAGATGGGGTATGTCAAATCGGCGCTGAAGCAGGCGATCGGGCTGCTGCCGGAGAATGCTCTGGTGGGGTTCATCTCCTTCGGGACTCAGGTGCAGGTCCATGAGCTTGGGTTCGCCGAATTGAGCAAGGTCTATGTGTTTCGGGGGACTAAGGAGATTACCAAAGATCAGGTGCTGGAGCAATTGGGACTTGGGAGCTCCGGCCGGAGGCCTGGTCCTATTGGTGGAGGGTATAATCAGCCTAAGGGGATTCAGAATGGGTTTCCTAATTCGGGGGTCACCAGATTTCTCTTGCCCGCTTCCGAGTGCGAATTTACTCTCAATTCG TTGTTGGATGAATTGCAAAGCGACCAGTGGCCTGTGCCTCCTGGGAATAGGTCGTCTAGGTGCACCGGAGTGGCGGTGAGTGTTGCAGCCGGTTTGCTAGGGGCTTGTGTGGCAGGAACTGGGGCAAGGATTGTAGCCTTGGTTGGTGGTCCTTGCACTGAAGGGCCAGGCGCG ATCGTTTCAAAAGATCTATCAGAACCTGTACGTTCCCATAAAGATCTGGATAAGGATGCGGCTCCGTACTTCAAGAAAGCAGTCAAATTTTATGATAGTCTTGCGAAGCAGCTGGTTAGCCAGGGTCATGTCTTAGACCTATTTGCATCTGCTCTTGATCAG GTTGGTGTTGCTGAAATGAAAGTTGCAATTGAGAAAACAGGTGGACTTGTTGTTCTGGCAGAAAGTTTTGGTCATTCTGTATTCAAAGACTCTTTCAGGCGTTTCTTTGAACAAGGGGAGCAGTCTCTTGGCCTTTGTTTTAA TGGCACCCTTGAGATCAACTGTTCAAAGGACATCAAAATTCAGGGGGTCATCGGACCGTGCACATCATTGGAGAAG AAAGGACCTGCTGTTGCCGATACTTCTATAGGGGAAGGGAATACAACAGCATGGAAAATGTGTAGCCTTGACATGAGTACTTGCTTGACAGTTTTCTTTGATCTATCATCAAGTGATCAGTCAAATACACCAGGAACAGTAAACCCACAATTGTATTTGCAGTTCCTTACCAG CTTTCAAAATCCTCAAGGTCAAATGATGCTTCGAGTAACAACAATTACTAGACGATGGATAGATAGTTCTGTTAGCTCAGAG GAACTGGTTCAAGGATTTGACCAAGAGACTGCTGCTGTAGTAATGGCCAGAAAAACTTCTTTGAAAATGGAGACAGAG GAGTCATTTGATGCTACCCGATGGCTGGATCGGGGACTTATCCGTCTCTGTTCCAAATTTGGTGACTATCGGAAAGATGATCCAGCATCCTTTACTTTGAATCCATGTTTTTCTTTATTCCCTCAATTTATGTTCAATCTACGCCGCTCGCAATTTGTACAG GTTTTCAACAACAGTCCAGACGAAACTGCCTATTTTCGCATGCTGTTGAATCGGGAAAATATCACCAATGCTGCTGTCATGATACAACCATCATTAATATCATACTCATTTAATTCTCTACCTCAGCCAGCCTTGTTGGATGTTGCTTCCATTGCAGCTGACCGTATTCTGTTGTTGGATTCATATTTTAGTATAGTCATTTTCCATGGAATGACAATAGCACAGTGGCGTAACATGGGATACCAGAATCAGCAAGAACACGTG GCATTTGCACAATTATTGCAAGCCCCTCATGATGATACACAGATGATCATCCGTGAACGTTTCCCTGTCCCTAGGTTGGTCGTCTGCGACCAGCATGGTTCCCAG GCGAGGTTCTTATTAGCAAAGTTGAACCCTTCAGCAACGTACAACAATGCACATGAGATGGCTGCTGGATCAGATGTGATCTTCACAGATGATGTAAGTCTTCAGGTCTTTTTCGAGCATCTTCAGAGGCTGGCAGTGCAATCTTAG
- the LOC101309151 gene encoding pentatricopeptide repeat-containing protein At4g14190, chloroplastic-like, with translation MESVVKLQYSHCKIAHTSWSFKHSNTHLRFPKTQTPKPSTTTTLSLCHAHFFSPSPLPPHKTSSSTEHTTLHVEPSHEYHKLRALLDILMEKDCCPLQLLRDDGDWTIDQFWAVIRFLIHASRPKEILQLFDIWRNIEKSRINEFNYSKIIGLLVEEDLIEEAVVCFQDMKSQGLGLSVELYNTIIHGLSRNGNFVDAVHFLNEMKEMNLAPDADTYDGLIEAYGKYKMYDEMGMCLKKMRLNGCSPDYITYNLLIREFAHGGLLNRVERVYQSMVSRRMDLQVPTLIAILEVYAKFGILEKMEVFYRRVLNSRAILKEDLIKKVAEVYIENYMFSKLENLGVDLSPRFGQTDLVWCLRLLSHAGLLSRRGMNSIILEMEGKSVPWNATVANIMMLAYLKMKDFTRLRSLFSQSLTRGVDPDIITFGILFDANRIGYDGSATLNTWRKHGILYKAVEMNTDPLVITTFGKGHFLRNCEAAYSSLEPEVREKKTWTYQDLIDSVFKDNQY, from the exons ATGGAGAGTGTGGTGAAGCTGCAGTACAGCCATTGCAAGATAGCCCACACTTCATGGAGCTTCAAACACAGCAACACCCACCTCCGCTTCCCCAAAACCCAAACCCCAAAACCCTCCACCACAACCACTCTTTCCCTTTGCCATGCCCACTTCTTCTCACCATCACCACTACCACCACACAAGACTAGTTCTTCCACAGAGCACACCACCCTCCATGTTGAGCCTTCCCATGAATATCACAAGCTCAGGGCCTTACTGGACATTCTCATGGAGAAAGACTGTTGCCCTTTGCAGTTGCTTAGAGATGATGGTGACTGGACCATAGACCAATTCTGGGCTGTCATCCGATTCCTCATACATGCTTCCAGGCCCAAGGAAATCTTGCAG TTATTTGATATATGGAGGAACATTGAGAAATCACGGATTAATGAGTTCAACTACAGCAAGATAATAGGATTGCTAGTTGAGGAGGACCTCATTGAAGAGGCAGTAGTATGCTTTCAGGATATGAAGAGTCAGGGTCTTGGGCTGTCTGTGGAATTATACAATACGATTATTCATGGTCTTTCGAGAAATGGAAACTTTGTTGATGCCGTGCACTTTCTTAATGAGATGAAAGAAATGAATTTGGCACCGGACGCTGATACTTATGATGGGCTCATTGAAGCATATGGAAAATATAAAATGTATGATGAAATGGGTATGTGTCTGAAAAAAATGAGATTAAATGGCTGTTCACCGGACTACATTACCTATAATTTGCTTATTCGAGAGTTTGCACATGGAGGGTTACTGAATAGGGTGGAAAGAGTGTATCAATCCATGGTTTCAAGAAGAATGGATTTGCAGGTTCCTACTTTGATTGCGATACTGGAAGTTTACGCAAAATTTGGGATCTTGGAGAAGATGGAAGTTTTCTATAGAAGGGTTTTGAACTCGAGAGCAATTTTAAAGGAGGATTTGATTAAGAAAGTTGCAGAAGTTTATATTGAGAACTATATGTTTTCCAAATTAGAGAACTTGGGAGTTGATCTTTCACCAAGGTTTGGTCAGACTGATCTCGTTTGGTGTTTGCGTCTCCTATCTCATGCTGGTCTTTTGAGTCGAAGAGGTATGAATTCCATCATTCTAGAGATGGAAGGAAAAAGTGTCCCATGGAATGCAACGGTGGCAAACATAATGATGCTAGCTTATTTGAAGATGAAAGATTTCACCCGCCTGAGAAGTTTGTTCTCCCAATCACTAACCCGTGGTGTGGATCCTGATATTATCACTTTTGGAATTCTATTTGATGCAAATAGGATTGGCTATGATGGCTCTGCGACTTTGAATACATGGAGGAAGCACGGAATTCTTTACAAAGCAGTTGAAATGAACACTGATCCTCTTGTTATTACTACATTTGGGAAGGGGCATTTCCTCAGGAACTGTGAAGCAGCATACTCCTCGCTTGAACCTGAAGTTAGAGAAAAGAAAACATGGACGTATCAAGATCTTATTGATTCAGTGTTCAAAGACAATCAGTACTAA
- the LOC101309443 gene encoding protein PRD1-like, whose product MYFDDSQSQNLHHYEDEDDDSGDNSTSPPTTCSQGHRFTLVLQTKQGGSICLLCFSNLISNPQSPTVHVSYALSQLSQALSDPPFLRSLLSFHSRLLISPLVQTLASFDDDPIARQVVDLVTALCDSADPSLAADFVARLSDRLSSGALAWSRRQVYTLHCLGVLLNCQQSNPFAHIRDKNGLITNLVSGLQLPSEEIRGEIMFVLYKVSALHYASEDDDRSDLLFSFCPKLVRLSLEALMKTQSDDVRLNCIALLTVLARRGLFGTAYAPDSNSMSSSEGDSFGQATENGKDMHPLNILFTEAIKGPLLSTDSQVQISTLDLLFHYMSCEGTSCREIQVLVEESIADYVFEILRLSAEQAFKQRLVVGFATLVPVLHYVAEVPLHPVQNQTLKLILNCISDCPGMLSSSYIEELVPVLTKMLKQHTDGDMGMLEETFIMTCSVLVAIIRTPSFQPTLNVAASIKEALQYAVLACLGTSNKHPGQLLHSLFLLKEAYMYSREENSTDSSKIELQNFILSLCTKHLLPWLVTTLNEMEEETVLGVLETFHSILLQDSDNQAKQFAMTLISSTWFTLSFGCLGIFPTEKMKWRVYLMLSSLVDVLLGTDTGQPIRDATSYLPSDPIDLLFLLGQRNSHNLELSSCQSAILLILYISSLHDERGLAKVSYQISYSPEAERILFQIVSENEWDLSSARIHPISLKWFFQQDKLRNTLSYQLLKFCRRNTSDGSDITALGKNSHVLNVNAIAELIVGEHSYGASILVCLLTELVQTEGQEQEIISVVNLMATIVDIYPTISDQLCLLDIGNAARTLYCESSYTQSPQISTVVLVLIFKILCSVQHDTLSGDDSWLAVIVKLINSITTKAADMWNHECLLVIGILCLILHHSANAVLTEASKTIIFSSSLVSTTNSVVHAACLKGPALVDHDEGTGSGETLIFLLLLNYFTLRSSHIVVPWIMDWKVFLDPSGRVQSFSFVGIYCHDLCRLMHFGSPVVKLTASYCLLELFTRISEQRNRTGEELLLDTKYLSSVMAVLEGLVFYSDLRVAMNCGLCLSIIMGWELPDIHEISVDAKYTWSRMVVEELAMSLAVPCLASKSFINLHKPAIHVAVALLKLPNIPNWMRSVFDDTCISSIIQNVAAKNLSTEIVLLFRALLNLEFLKTEQIASLNQLLQVCRKQKYTDNSKDEGGQEHREVIGNLDDLGEVCEYLIRLMSSESSLDIDSGGSHLEDKRLLEEIELFFRALTVQDVI is encoded by the exons ATGTACTTCGACGATTCTCAGTCACAGAACCTCCACCACTACGAAGACGAAGACGACGACTCCGGTGACAATTCAACTTCGCCGCCGACGACATGCTCGCAGGGCCACCGCTTCACTCTCGTCCTCCAAACCAAGCAAGGCGGCTCCATCTGCCTCCTCTGCTTCTCCAATCTCATCTCAAACCCTCAATCTCCCACCGTCCACGTGTCCTACGCCCTCTCCCAGCTCTCCCAGGCCCTCTCCGACCCTCCCTTCCTCCGCTCCCTCCTCTCCTTCCACTCCCGCCTCCTCATCTCCCCTCTCGTCCAAACCCTAGCCTCCTTCGACGACGACCCCATCGCACGACAGGTCGTCGATCTCGTCACCGCTCTTTGCGATTCCGCCGATCCCTCGCTCGCTGCTGACTTCGTCGCTCGCCTCTCCGATCGCCTCTCTTCCGGCGCCTTGGCTTGGAGTCGCCGTCAGGTTTACACG CTTCATTGCTTAGGAGTTCTCTTAAACTGTCAGCAGAGTAATCCCTTTGCTCACATTAGAGACAAAAATGGCCTCATTACCAATCTTGTTTCAGGTCTTCAATTACCAAG TGAAGAAATTCGGGGAGAAATCATGTTTGTTCTTTACAAAGTATCTGCTCTCCACTATGCATCAGAGGATGACGATAGATCTGATCTTTTATTTTCCTTTTGCCCCAAGCTAGTGCGCCTATCTTTAGAGGCCCTCATGAAGACCCAAAGTGATGACGTCCGCTTGAATTGCATAG CGCTTTTGACGGTCTTGGCTCGGAGAGGGCTTTTTGGGACTGCATATGCCCCTGATTCAAACAGCATGAGTTCATCTGAAGGAGATAGCTTTGGGCAAGCAACAGAAAATGGAAAAGATATGCATCCTCTGAACATATTATTCACTGAGGCGATCAAGGGCCCACTTCTTTCAACAGATAGCCAAGTCCAGATCAGCACATTGGATTTACTCTTTCACTATATGTCCTGTGAAGGCACTTCGTGCAGAGAAATCCAAGTACTAGTTGAAGAAAGCATTGCAGATTATGTGTTTGAAATACTGAGATTGTCAG CCGAGCAAGCTTTCAAACAGAGGCTTGTTGTTGGGTTTGCAACTCTGGTTCCAGTTCTACATTATGTAGCTGAAGTTCCTTTGCATCCGGTTCAAAATCAAACACTGAAGCTCATTTTGAACTGCATTTCTGATTGCCCCGGAATGCTATCCTCATCTTATATAGAGGAACTAGTTCCTGTTTTAACAAAGATGCTTAAACAGCATACTGATGGGGATATGGGCATGCTTGAGGAGACATTTATCATGACCTGTTCAGTCCTTGTAGCTATCATAAGAACGCCATCTTTTCAGCCGACTTTGAATGTAGCAGCGTCAATTAAAGAAGCACTGCAATATGCTGTCTTAGCTTGTCTGGGTACATCCAACAAACATCCCGGTCAACTTCTGCATTCCTTGTTTCTACTTAAAGAGGCATACATGTATAGTCGTGAAGAAAATTCAACTGACTCCTCCAAAATAGAACTACAAAATTTCATTTTAAGTTTGTGCACAAAACATTTATTGCCTTGGCTGGTAACCACCTTAAATGAAATGGAAGAGGAGACTGTCCTTGGAGTACTGGAAACTTTTCATTCGATACTGCTTCAGGATTCTGATAACCAAGCCAAACAATTTGCAATGACACTAATTTCGAGCACTTGGTTCACTTTATCATTTGGATGTCTAGGCATATTCCCTACAGAGAAAATGAAGTGGAGGGTGTATCTGATGCTCAGCTCACTGGTGGATGTGCTTTTGGGAACTGATACTGGGCAACCCATTAGGGATGCTACTTCATATCTGCCATCTGATCCCATTGATTTGCTTTTTCTACTTGGTCAAAGGAACTCGCATAATTTGGAATTATCTTCCTGTCAATCTGCCATTTTGCTGATCTTATACATCAGTTCTTTACATGATGAAAG GGGTCTCGCAAAGGTTAGCTACCAAATCTCCTATAGTCCAGAAGCTGAAAGAATCCTGTTTCAGATAGTAAGTGAAAATGAGTGGGATTTGTCTTCTGCAAGAATTCACCCGATCTCACTGAAATGGTTCTTTCAACAAGACAAATTGAGAAACACATTGTCTTATCAGCTTCTGAAATTTTGCAGAAGGAATACATCAGATGGCTCTGACATCACTGCCCTTGGAAAGAATAGTCATGTATTAAATGTTAATGCAATTGCAGAGTTAATAGTAGGAGAACATAGTTATGGAGCAAGTATTCTGGTGTGCTTATTGACTGAGCTTGTTCAAACAGAAGGTCAAGAGCAAGAGATAATTTCTGTAGTCAATCTCATGGCAACTATTGTCGACATATATCCAACAATTTCAGACCAGTTATGCCTTCTTGATATTGGAAATGCAGCTCGGACACTTTATTGTGAGTCCTCCTATACACAGTCCCCACAGATATCCACAGTTGTGTTGGTTCTTATTTTTAAAATCCTATGCTCGGTGCAACATGATACTCTTTCTGGTGATGATAGTTGGCTTGCGGTGATTGTGAAG TTAATAAATAGTATCACCACAAAAGCTGCAGACATGTGGAATCATGAATGTCTCTTGGTGATTGGCATTCTTTGCTTGATTTTGCACCATTCTGCTAATGCAGTGCTCACAGAAGCTTCAAAAACAATCATTTTCAGTAGTTCTCTAGTCTCTACAACCAACAGTGTGGTTCATGCAGCATGTCTTAAGGGGCCAGCATTGGTTGACCATGATGAAGGAACAGGCTCTGGAGAGACTTTGATATTTTTGCTTCTTCTAAATTACTTCACTTTAAGAAG TTCGCACATTGTTGTACCATGGATTATGGACTGGAAAGTTTTCTTAGATCCCTCAGGTAGGGTGCAGTCATTTTCCTTTGTTGGCATCTACTGCCATGACCTGTGCAGACTAATGCATTTTGGATCTCCTGTGGTCAAGCTCACTGCTTCGTACTGCCTGTTGGAGCTGTTTACCCGAATATCTGAGCAGAGGAATAGAACAGGGGAGGAGTTGCTATTGGACACCAAGTACCTAAGTTCTGTAATGGCTGTATTAGAAGGCTTAGTTTTCTACAGTGACCTCAGAGTGGCTATGAATTGTGGCCTGTGCCTGTCAATCATCATGGGGTGGGAATTACCGGACATCCATGAGATAAGTGTGGATGCAAAGTATACTTGGAGTAGGATGGTTGTGGAAGAGCTCGCAATGTCTTTAGCTGTCCCGTGCCTGGCATCAAAATCTTTCATTAATCTTCACAAGCCTGCAATTCATGTTGCAGTTGCTCTGTTAAAACTGCCGAATATTCCTAACTGGATGAGATCTGTATTTGATGATACTTGCATCTCTAGCATAATTCAAAACGTTGCGGCTAAAAATTTGAGCACAGAGATTGTCCTATTATTTCGAGCTCTATTAAACTTGGAGTTCTTAAAGACGGAACAAATTGCTAGTTTAAATCAGTTGCTCCAG GTATGCCGAAAGCAAAAGTACACTGACAACAGTAAGGACGAGGGTGGGCAAGAGCATAGAGAGGTGATCGGCAACCTGGATGATTTGGGAGAAGTTTGTGAGTATCTCATTCGTTTGATGTCATCAGAGTCATCTCTAGATATTGATTCGGGAGGATCACATCTTGAGGATAAGAGATTGTTAGAAGAAATAGAGCTTTTCTTTAGAGCTTTAACAGTACAGGATGTCATCTAA